The Candidatus Hydrogenedentota bacterium sequence CGACCTTCCTGGCTTTGCATCCTCCCGGATGGGCGGCGCCGGCGTACACGGCCGCTCCGTAACGGTCGACGGCCTCGCGAAGGCCGCCGCTGTGGTCATAATGGTCGTGGGTAATGAAAATGCTCGTGAGGTTCAACTTCTCCGTTTCGATGTATTCGGCCATCTCGGGCTCGAACTCCCCCACATCGACGAGAATAGCCTCGCGGGTCTCGTCGCAGGCCAAGATGAATGCGTTGCCTTCGTTGGCGGATGTCAGAAAGTGCTTGAACATCACCGGCGCATCCCCGTGAGGGTTGCATTCTCGAAGTTCGCCTGTCCCGCCGCCCCTCTGAAATCGGCGTTCGTGAGGTTGGCGCGCCGGAATATGGCGCGCTGGACGTTAGCGTTACGAAACGTTGCGCCCGTGAAGTTCGCATTTCCCGGACGCGAGTAATACAGGTCCGCGCCGTCGAAAACGGCCCCCTCGCCCAAAACGCCCACCAGGTTCGCGCGGCGCACCACAGCCCCCTTGAAAACCCCCCGGGACACGTTCGCGCCGCCCAGCACGGCAAACTCGAGGTCGGCGCCGGTCAGATCGGCCCCGCTGAGATCGGCCCCATCGAGAAAGGCGCCCCGCAGAATGGCCTTCGAGAGGTTTGCACCAGCCAGGTTTGCCCCTGAAAGGCGGGCATCGGTCAGATCGGCGCCCGAGAGGTCCGCGCCTGCGAGGTCGGGCTTGCGCAGCCGCGCTCCGATACCCCGTCCCTGCCGAAGCGCGGCAATCAGCGCCTCCCTGTCATCAACGGGCAACTCGTCAGCCATCAGAAATCGTCCAACTCGCCCAGTTTGCTCTCGATCCAATCGCCGTAGTAGGCCAATTCCTTCACGGAAGCCTTGATTTCGGCTGGCGTCGCCGCATGCGCGAGGTAACAATCGGTCAACACCAGGCGCTCCTCTCCGCCGTCCTTGCTGAGCGCGAGAGCTCCGTGAGAAATCTTCATGTTGGCCCGCAGGGCCCATTCAAATGCATCCTCACGCGGTTTT is a genomic window containing:
- a CDS encoding pentapeptide repeat-containing protein, yielding MADELPVDDREALIAALRQGRGIGARLRKPDLAGADLSGADLTDARLSGANLAGANLSKAILRGAFLDGADLSGADLTGADLEFAVLGGANVSRGVFKGAVVRRANLVGVLGEGAVFDGADLYYSRPGNANFTGATFRNANVQRAIFRRANLTNADFRGAAGQANFENATLTGMRR